aggaatagcaaGAAACCCCCCATCTACTGTCTAGCATCAGTAATCCTCACTGGTTTGCTTACCATTTATAAGGAAAACATCATTCAAGGTAGCCTGTCACAGAGACTCTTCTGCAATAACTGACCTTCAGTGCAAATCCGTGGCATTGTCAATTCACCTGTTTTTTCCCAAAGTGCCTCCACCTAAAATTCAAGGTACCTGCTGATGATAATATTCTTCCCCTCTAAAGTACCTTCCAGCCAAACAGAGTAAATCCGGTAACACATCTGATGATGTTAAATACCCTCATTTTAAAGAGGCAAACCGAGCGTAGATAATTAAATTCACCTGAGGCCAGACTTTTGAATAGCCAGACAGAGAACCCAGATCTCACAATCCCAGGTGATTAACCTTGGCTGAAGACTATGTGTTCCCTTAAGGAAGAGTGAAAATTAACTGGTTACActgaaattgtttctttcttcatcCTCTCTAAGAGGATCAGGTATTTTCTTGTGTGGTATCACCTTTTGCATTACTATTTGGAACTGGTGTAAATCCGTTTCCAAGTCAACACGTGCACTAAACCCAATCCAAAGGAGTCACTGTGACATGCAAACTTTAGGCAGTTAGACAGTGGGTAAGATCAAGCCTGCTAGTGACATGGGACACTAGGGAGGTTAGCCTCATCCACCTGCCGACGGGCCTCTCCGGCCTGGTCTCCAGGAACAAGTTCCACCTCCTTCTCCAGACAGGGGGTTATAGCCTAGAATTACAGAGAAATCATCCACCTTATTAATATTCATCCTCAACAGGCCTTCACCAACACACAAGGAACACAAAAAATTAATCTCACAATTATTTGCACCTTGTTCATGCTTACTACGCAGGCAGCTTTataaggaaaatgaaagcaaagaaaatatccAGACTTGAAAtggtttatttttgtagtgctaACAGTAAAAGCCATTGCAAAACACTTGGCTTTTAATTTGATCAATTTGGATTAAAGTCAATtgaaattaattataatttaatttctctaaGTCTGTACTAAAACTTTAATGCTGCTCTGAAGAGTAAACAGAGCAGTAACAGTGACTCTTACAGTAAACTCTGTAAGAGTGTATCTGTTCTCCAAGAGCCCTAACAGTTAGGGacttaaaataatcttttattccAGTACTGCAAGGAATACTCTGAAGGTCAAAAGGTAGAGCTGCTCATTACtactgtaagattttttttttaactaatttgAAAAGGCAAGCAGTAAGGCAAACAGGTATTTTAGTTGAACCTCCCAATGCCGTAACTACAGACAACTTCATTTTACGAGTATGTACTTGGAAAGATACAACTTGGCAAACGTCCTCAATTTGTTCGATACCAGGCAAAGAGAAAGACAACTGAAAACCTGTTAGCGCTGCTAACCAAGCAGGTTTCAAAGCAACCTGTTTCACTGAAACTTCAAGCATTACCTCCATCTTTGAAGTTTTTCTCAGACTAGCCAAGTTCTGCTTTCTAGCTTAATTCAGCAGCTGAACAGTGCAGATGGTTCTTTCACTTCATGCTCATCTACCTCATGAGAAGATCAGAGACCTCTAATTTTATAATCTGTTACTTAAGCAAAGATTTTTCTTCAGATGAAACTAGGACAACTGGGAGGGTGCCTCAATCCAGCTGCCCTGATCCTGGTTCTTAGCACTGCTATTACCCACACATTTCTCATCCCCTGTAGTGGTGAATATTCTGTGCAAGAGCCATAAAATGTTTGACAGTATCAGACATTAGGCTGCACTCCTATTAAACAACATAAGATGAATCAATCCATCGCTTCCTTCAGCTGTCGTCAACAGCTGTCAgtaaaaatattcaaagcagaAATATCAGCACTGAACTATTACCaaggtttaaaatgtttaaacaagAATCTTCAGGTTTTGTACATTTAAGCAAGTGACTTAGGGCTGCACCTCAAGCAGGTTTCCCTTTTGGTCTGATATAACTGAGGCTCTCTAGGTCATCCTCTCCAgtacagaaattttaattaaagtattaTACCCAAAATAGTGCTtgcaggcaggcacaggctgTATGACCAGCTAGAAGACTAGCTACATGGCCAATATACAGCAGCAATCCTAAAGGGGGCTATGTAAGGCCACAGAAAGCAGCTCATCCATCAAGATGATGGCAGCGTTGACAGCAAGTTTAATGACAAGACCCTCTGGGAGTTTGTAAGAGTTGGTAAGAGTTTATACATCTGCAGGATTTATATATTCAATAGATCATTACTGTGATATCTGATAAATAAGGTCACACTTTGCATAATGAAGTCTTTCATCTTCCTGAATCTACATAAGACAGAGTAAAATATCCTCTTCCTCCATTTAGTTAGTACTACAGGTGGTTGAAAGACAGACCAGATAATAAATTACATGACTTTTACAATAATGGGGGAGGGATCCCAGAAATATTGTAGGAATCTATAATTCTGAGTCACAAAAATGTTAGTAAACTATGGCAAAAGCATTTACAAAAAAACTGAAACACTTCCCCTGGGGAAAAGCACCACAGAATCTTCCTGCTAGGTTTCGCACAGAGCAGGTTGCACTGGTCAGAGGTAAAGAGCTCGTTCATAAGGCATATTTTGTTTCCTCcttgaaggagagaaaaatatgtaCAATGACTATGTATGCAGCTGGATAAAGGCTCTGTTTCAAGCTCAGAACATCTTAAGGATTTTATACTTACCACCTCCTCGCaagggctttttgtttggtttagattTCGGGACTGCTGACGAGGTGGAGGCACCAGATTCTACTTCTTGCTGTTCACAAAAACGAAAGTTACCCAACATTTAATCACCATGACTTTcagctaataataataataataatttcacaCAAATATAATTGTAATCCGATTAACACAGTTGTTACCTGATTCACTTTGAGGTTTCCTTTATAGCTTTTACCTTCTTGCATACTTTCCCACATTGCTATCTTCTGCCTTCGCTTCTCTTCTTCAAGCTAAGAAACAAATCCAGGATATGCAAGACTAAGATTTCAGAACTAACAGAATCGTCAGTGCTACAGAAACAGCTACAACAGACTCATCAAAACCCCAGGGATCTATCTTTATCTGACACAGTATCTCTGAGCTCATGGAAGCATTTACTTTAACACCCCTGTCTTCCCAATCACAGAACAATCACCCTTCCCTCAGTATATACAGactctgcagtttcttttgaCTGCTTGATGCTATAAAACGTTTTGAAAGTAAACCAGAACCAAGTGGAAAGCTTGAATCCTAAATTTATAAAAAGTACTAAGTAAAGAATATTACATCATAGTAATGCAATGCAGGATTCTCCAGAAGAAAGTGTTTTTCAAGTGAACAAGACAGCCAGCTACATATTTACATCCCAATATACATTAACAACAGTTCTCCCAACTCTCTTCTAAAGCAATTTaaccacaaaaccaaataaaGTAACGGTTAAGACTGACTGCCTTCATCTTAACAAACAGAAGGGGAACAAGGTAGCTACTCCCTCCAGTCAAAGAAAGCAAAGCTCTCTGAGTCCAGGCACACTAGACCTAGATTTTCTATACAGTAGCTATTTCCTTCCATAATAtgacttttcatttgtttttaactgCCAATATTTCTTGAATTATCAGCTATAAACTGAAGTCTAATGTCTctgactgcaaaagaaaaaacagaagagctgGGATTAACAAGCAGTATTATTGCTACGCTGCATCCACTTTTCTACGCTGCCTCACACAGCAATATGCTGTTCCTCATTAATTCAAGCTGTAGTTTAAACCATTAAATTACAGCAATGCTAAGCTACATTTCTAAGCACATGTATTTGCCattaagaacagaaaatagaTGTATGTAGTAGTACAGTTGATCTAAATGCCAGTAAATCCCCTCCGGCCATTAATTGGGCATATAACTAAGTTTCTGTAGGTACAgatttacctgaaaaaaaaaaaaaaaaatatcgggCTGACAGTGTCCCATGCACACAGTTACTTGTGGAGAAGCAAGTGACACAGAGGTGAATTACTTCAGGAAGGAGCAGAATGCTACACATATCAATCATTCTAATCAATGAAGAGCATGAAGACATCAGGTCAGACAGCATGTAACGTTGTGCTTGTGTTGCTGGCGGTGCATCGTGATACCCACGGCCCACTATGGCTTCAGATGTCAAACCATATCAAAGGTGGTCCAGGTGAGGGAGGGGGGACAAACCCAGCACCTACATTCTGGCAGAGAGCACAAGTCTCCTATTCTTCTGGTATGCATGGAATAAACCTTTCTATCACAGTAGCAAAGTACTTGATGACAAATTTATGAGTTGAAGAAAGAAACACTTTCTGGTTAcctgtctttgtttttctttgtatcttTCTGCTTGTGCATTCAGCTCCTCTTGCATCCTGAGGCGAGCTGCCGCCAAAGCTTCCTGCCTTCTTACCACCACATCAGGTTCTAGGAAATTGGGAAAGAGTTTgcaaagctattaaaaatacattctagATGGTCTCCTCAAAGAATGGTAGTAAGGAAAAGTTCACATCTCTCCCTGCAGCTGTTTTGCAGAAAATCACAGTTTCCAGTTAATCTTTTACAGTAATTCATATGCCAATTTAAATTTCctaacattttaatgtttttggaGCAATTACTTTAATGGGATTTTAATGAGTAAGGACAACGAGGTAACAAACCCATAAAAAAAGTAGAATTCACACTTCTAGGACACTTGCTTCTATTTCTGAAGGATTTGTTTGATGCAAGTAATTTCAGAAATATCACCCATGTTTCGCAGGGATTCCATTTTTACCCAGAGAACTTCTTTTACGCAGAAGCATGAGGCAACCAGCCCACATTCACTCCTACTCCTTCTGGCAATTGGTCCTGCTCGTTTTCTTATGGCAGCAAAGCAGTAGCAGATTTAACATGCTCCATCAGCAGAGAAATTACTTGCAAATATCACACGTATCTCAAGAGAAAACTGGCAGCCTCAAAAAATCTACATTGAGTCACCAATTCCCTTCATGATTAGCCTTTAGGAggagtcaaaagaaaaattatagcCAACCAAAGGCAAATAttgcactcttttttttcccagtagctGAATTAGCTGCACATGTTTGTCTCCTTGTATGCTTGCTACCATCCAGTGACTAATATGTAAAAGCAATTTCAGTACTTTCAAGACTTCCACTTTATCCATAGTTTTGGCAATTAAATCAACATTTAGTTAGCATTACAAAAGAACACCAGTATGATAAGGGCACGTAAGTAATATTTTCTGGGGCTCCATGTGCTGCCATGCCAACATGCCACAGAAATCGGTGCCAGGCACTTACTGTTTTGGCAGATACATAAGCACAGCCTGTGCTTTACGGCACTGAGTCTCCAAATGAGGCAGGATCATGACTGTGTAAGATTTGCAATCTATGCTACACTTAAGAGGATAACACAGATGAGAGGCAGTTACACCCCAAATGTACACAGTCCTGTCAGAGTAGGAACTAGGAAGGAACAATTGAAAGGAAATACAatgaatattaatt
This sequence is a window from Athene noctua chromosome 13, bAthNoc1.hap1.1, whole genome shotgun sequence. Protein-coding genes within it:
- the SELENOS gene encoding selenoprotein S produces the protein MEPGGLEFLQHTVGSLLSSYGWYILLAGVAIYLLIQKISQSLAARPSRQPGAADAAVEPDVVVRRQEALAAARLRMQEELNAQAERYKEKQRQLEEEKRRQKIAMWESMQEGKSYKGNLKVNQQEVESGASTSSAVPKSKPNKKPLRGGGYNPLSGEGGGTCSWRPGRRGPSAGG